A segment of the Anopheles cruzii chromosome 2, idAnoCruzAS_RS32_06, whole genome shotgun sequence genome:
TGTTTTAGAGTcacgatcaatcgatcgaacgagCCCGGTAAATCCAATTGATGTATGTCCGTGAtcgcttcggtttcgtttgattCACTTCCGACTAGAGGACAGACCCGCGTTGATTATGTATGTTCGGCCACGAGAGCATGTTAAGCTGCCAATCGCAGCAACGGATGAACCGCATGTTTTATGCCATAAGCTGCCATGACAAGGAGTCGCACACGAGAGAATCGTGCACTGGAATGAACATTCCACCGGAGTCACCACCGGCTCGGTGGTCACTCGCTCTTGGGAGCACCCCGCTTTACTGCTAATTACATTAGAGCGCACCGGCGATGACACTGGCCCCACTGGCCGTCCGAATCCCTTCACTCGCACCAGCCTTGGTACGCCGTGCACCGGCCGGCAGGACCGCAGCGGTAGCGGTGCCGGATGTTGCCAGCCTTGACCTTTGCGGGGCCACCGTTCTGGCGCACTAGGAGCTCCAGTCTCAGTCGTAGGCGCCCTCCCTCCCAATCGAAGCGGTGGCCTCTCCgttttcattacattttcatTAGGAGGGAAAACCTGGGCCACTCGGGATGTCCGCACGGCGCCATGAGTAATCGATTTCAGGCTCACTGGCGGACATGTCGCCGCTAATCTAATATGTATCTTATCTCTGCCCACTAGCCGCCAGGCTCGCGCAGGAGTGCCGATCTTTATTAGCATAAGCGAAGAGCTATGAAGTGTTCGCTAAAATCAACTGACCACCATCGGTGGCTGTGAATGAAACAATCGAATCAACCCTTACGGTGCGCCGTTCCGCGCACCGTTCCGCTCAATGGAGACGCGTGGTATTTAATGAAGTTGACATTTAGCACCCGCCGGGCGCAAACTGTGCCATACGCGTCTCGGAACGCCGTCCCCCGGCTGCTACCCAGCAAGGCATCTTGGGACACATCTTTCAGGCGCGCTGAAATATGATTCAACCCCACAAGTGCACTGCGGCCGCGTGGTGCTTCttcgttttgggttttttgtatGTGTCACGCACACGTCCATCGCTGCACTGCAAGCATATGCAATGTGGCCGCGGTCTGGCTGAATCAACTCCATTCCAATCTCTGCGCTGCTCTGTGCTGTGGCGTTGAAGTACGCTCCAACATCAATTTGGTATTTCTGCGCACTTCGGGCGCTGAAATGCCACGCGCGCCGTTAAATGTTTATTGGTTTGCCTTCTGTGAAACTGTTACGTTGTAATAAAACTTTTAAAAGTGCACTTAAAAATATCTTCGCTAATGTAGCCACACCCTATTGCATATCTTTAGGCGCCCTGGGATGTTACAATTTCTTGTGCATTGCCTACCTTCAGGCGCTGCTAATacgaaaacatgaaaaccgTGCCTTGCCTGTTAAAACCTGCTAAACTGGCCAGACATTGGCCAGTTGGCAGGTGGTTGGCTCttctttgccatttgccattatttattgtttaatcCGAGTGCGAACCACCCCCTGCCGGAGGGTGCCCACTATCTCGCAACCAGGACACGGTACATCCTCCCATATCTCACGGTACTAAATTTACACCGATCATTCGAGGGGGGGTCCCATTAAATAACCACTAAAAGCTCGGCATCGGCCTCATCGACAAACTCGACTGTCACATCAGTACCTGTCGCTCGTAAAGCAACCGATCGTTGGTCATTGGATGATCTGGCGGACCGTAAGCGAGGCGGTAAGAAGCATGGCACGATAAAAATCCACTCCAAACCTGCCCCGACGAAGATGGAGCCGCGAGCGGAAAACTTTGTATCTTCATTTCGCACTCACGATGTGCCGCAACATTGTGCGGTCCTTCGCTCGGCAGGGGTCTCCATCTCCGGTGCCACCGATGCCACCTGCTAaggtccggtgtccggtttatgaattttacatGAGCATTCCCAGGACCGCGACGGCTCCGAGGGGCTAGAACTCTTCGCTCCGAATACGGGACTGatgtttgaaaatggcaaGGTCGCCCGCGATCGGTGCACGATCGGCGCACGATCGACCGGCGGTCGGAAGGGCTTGCCCGAAAACCGTTGCCACTTCGCTGTGGCCGAAGTTCAATGGCGACCGTTTGCGGGAATTGCTTCCTCGTTCAAAAAGCATCGCCAAGGTAGCATCACCGTGGGGTCCCCTAAAACACGCATTCATCGGCCAAAATTGGAATCGGCTAGCATAGCGGTGCTTCTTCGGTTCTTCCAAAAATATCCTACCCTTGACATGCTTTTTAGCGGCGCCTTATTGTGCATCACTCGGACCTGCCGTGCATGTTCCGGAAATGGGCGATATGATCATCAGGTAGGGTGGGACGACACATTAGTCACCCGAGGGAGAGAGGTCACTGCGGTACACCCAACCACGGGTGTCCCAACCGcagaacccacacacacacaccgcaggcTACCGGCagcgcaaccgaccgacctcaATTGCTCCGAAATGTCACTCGAGTTGAGTCGGTTGGCACACCGGGGGCACCCCCAGTGCAGCTCAAATTTCCCACCCGATCTTTGTTATTGACTGTGTGCGCCACAATCGCCGTCGATCATCTTCAGTTACGCCGCGCCGGGTTCGGTCTCGGATGATTATGCTGTCATCCTAAGCGACGCGCTgtcaccgccgacgccgccggcggcggtggctaaGGGTGCGTAAGCCCACGGCCACCTCTCACCTCTCACGGTGATATTTAGCGCCGAGTCGCCGAGAATTACcgtaacggaacggaatcgggGCCCGCCGATCGACCCAAGGAGCCACATAATTGAACGGCTTGCTGGCTGGGGAAAAGATCACTCCGAAAGATCCGCACACCGACCGAAGGTTCTGAAGCGGTCGGCCCAAGAACCAACCAAGAACGAACTCGTTGGTCTTTCGCGTGTAATTTACCCGTAATTTCTAATCAGAACGCCACAGTTTGGACGCGCCGCGGTAATGGAGGTGCTAATCGGATTGTTGCCCTCCGCTAAATGTCAGCCGCGCGGAGGAAGCGGATCCGGAGTCCGGCACGATCTCGTGCGCCGGAGGTGGCGCCGTGTTTTGGACACCGCGCCCCGGGGGgaccaaccgaaaccgagagcGTCGGGCTGCCCGTGATCGGCCTTGCATGATTTATCGATTTCAGCGGCACCGGTGAGAAATATGATACCAGGAAGAATGGTGGGCCCTGGAATTTGTCATCACCCGATCGTTTGCGTGACCTTTACTGGGAGGGGGGATGGGGCGTTGATGGGGTTCATTAATCCGTGGAAACCCCCGGCATCGGCTCGGCATTTGAAGTCGGTTGAGAACAAGAACGGCGCCGAAGATGCAAATGGCCGCAAAAGGTGTCGCCATCCCGATTGCGAAGTCGGGCTTTCCACCCCGGCGTCCGGCGTGATTTACGTGACATGCGGCAGATAAACATGCGTGCCGATTCGTTTCGTGTAGCATCGTCCGCAagatttttatgatttgccAGCATTAGCCAGCAGCAGACTTACAGGTAGGTCTTCTTCGGGACCCTCGGCGAGCTTAAGACGAAGACGATCACTTTACCCATCGTAGATAAGCTGGACGACGGGGCTAAAGCTACGCGGCGAACGGAGCTCGATGACCTCTCGGGGCTCCGGCAGCGCATAGATCGATCTTCGCAGCGGCCAAACGGTAGCAGCCACACGATCAGCTGTGCCGCTTTTCGGGTTGCCCAACACGAACGTTCATTGCAGCGTTTTCAACTTTAAACTTTGCGCCTGATGCATCGATAATTTGCATcgacaccgagcaccggaccGGTCAAGCTCCGGGTACGGGTCCGGACGATCAAATTCGTCTAGAATCACGGCACGGCTGACCGGGAGATCATGTCTAATCTCGTACCGCGCACACCGGTCAAAGGTTGACGGGTTTTCGGGCCGGGGTGAACAACGCCCCGGCCCCCGTGACGCCTATCCGATTACCGAGGCCGCCCCtctggtgggggggggggcggtatTTTCCACCTTCGCTCCGAAACCGGTTTCAATTCGACGATGACCGTCTTTCTtacgctcgctcgctgtgcgaagatgtgcgcgcgcgatcaAAAACGATCAATAAAAACGGTACGGCCAATACTTCAATCGTCGCTCGTCCTTGggtccgccccccccccccccccccccccccccccgaccccCGGTGGGGCCGTTCTTTGCCCTCGCCGACTCACCGAGGACTTGATTTTAGAAGTGCCACCTGGAGCTTCGCCCTGACATCTGACATCGGACTCCCACTGGGGGGCGGCCCCTTAATGAGCCCCTGGGGGGTGGCAATAAATCGGCTGGCATAAGCTTTTAATTGATTCCATTTGTCCCCCACCGAACCCTGTTGGTGGTCCAAATCAGGGGGTTACCGGTACACCTCGGATTTAtgagaaaatgtaaaacatcgCAAAGAACACGGCCATTTGTTTATGGGCGCATCCCATTTAGTAGGTTCCCGAAGACTCGAGGGGCCGGCCCGAGATCGAGACCGTACAAGGAAGTTGAGCCACACATGACCCGCCCAGCCGTTCACTTTGCCGTTGGGCCAGACCCCGAGATGCACAAAACTGTCTCTGCGCCAGTTCCTAGAAGCCCTTTGCTCTCTGGCGGCACAATGCGGCACAATCCGTCACTTGCATGTATTAGCTCACAGTGCGCGGGATATGCAAATGGCACGACGGCTTGACAGGGCCGTCTAGAGCCCTGCCTCCCGGTACCCGGCCCATCCGCCCAGTCGTCGGTTTGATTGACTGATACAAGCCGCCGCTTTCCAGCTGGATGATCCTCCGTTTTGGGTTTAAGCGGGAGCCACTCCAGTTTGTGGCCGGGGCGGCCCGTCAAGAAAAGGTGAGCTAATCTTGGGGCGTTGATCGCTTCAGCGCCCGACTTCGCTCGAATGGACACGCTCGGAATTATGAgcgaagccagccagccagccaggagcaGCTGCCGGAAAGCAGTAGGCGCTGCCCTGGGCCGGGTGTTATGTGCACGGTGGCGACAGCTCTAAAGAACCACCGGCGGCCCGTGTGTCGACGCCGGGTAAACCGCAACACCGACGATTGATGAGTCAACCGTAaaaatggcggcggccaatttccgggcaccgggacaGCGCTGTACTGTTGAGGATCCGCGCGATCTGCTTCGCGTTAAAACCCTCGAAAAACACCGAGTTGACCCACGAAAAGAAGCCCTAAAATCGAAATCTGTTTTCGGTGCCCATTCCGTTGCATCGGTTCGGTCCATGACCAACACCCAGTGCCCGCGCCAGTTACATCACTCAACAGATCGGATCCCCTCCGGTGCCAGATCGGAATGAAGATATGtgatattttattattaatcaTTCCGTGTGCCTTTTACAGCGTCGCAGCTTCATCGCCCCAGATGACCGTCTCGTTTTGTGCGATACTTTATTCATCGGCCACTGCGGTTTGCGATGCGGCCGCAATCCGTAAGCGCTGCAATCCGTGGCCGGGTTTTTAGAGCGCAATTCTTAACGCGCCCACACCTTGTTTGGGGTCAGCCCGGGCCGGAGTTGTCGGATGGAGCAGCGAATAGTAATCATTAGCCACAATGGTCCGGAGTATGCACCGGAGTGTTACTGCACACTGCCGATCAGCTTCCCAATCTGAAGCGATCAGCTTATTATTAGCAacggcgacacacacacagtgcgcaGAGGATCCAACCAACCTCGAAGAACCTTGTGCCTTGTGGCCTCAAGGGCAGCTAAAAGGTTTCTATTTTTATCGCCGAATCGATGCGATTCGGCAACTCGTGAGTCAGTACCGAAGGCTCTTCTGAAGCACTTCTGAACTATCAATCATGTGCTGAGGGTCCCCAAAAACGGGGAACCTCCTTGGTCCGAGCCACCCCAAATGCAGCGAATCGTGCGTCGATGTGAAGTGTCAGGTGATAGAGAGGGGTCCACACGTGATAAAGGCCGCGTTCCTCCTTTTTCGGGTTGGGCAATACTTGGGCAATACCCGCGTGGTTTATCCACCGTAACAGCCGATGGCCGACAAATCCGAGACGAGTCCGGGCGAGTTCAAAGTTTAAGCAGATCATCGGTATCGCGCACGTCGACCCACACCGCCCGGGTCGCGAAGGATTATGTAACCGGGCCGACCGAACGAGAGCCGGTCTGTCTCTGGCGGCTGGAAAGTGAAAGTGGGATCGGGGAGATCATCTGTCATGTTTTGTGTGGTGTTCGTGTCCCGACGTTCACGTAGCGATCCGCAGCGTGTGAGGAAATGCGCCGCTGCGTCAGTTACGTCAGGTGGCGACGTGTTGAGATGTGTTGTGAAACCTTGACCTTGATTACATCCGCTCGCGGGGTCCTCTCGGAAGCGCGCTCGTCAAGAAGAGCATGATGATAGTGCTAAACGGCACCCGACGCGCGATTTATGGTTCACGCGAGgggggcaaacaaaaaccccgaacgCAAAGTCTATTAATATCTGTGACCCCCCGCCCGTTGGCCTCGAAGGGGAGCTGTTTTTGGATGGCTATTTTTGGTCGTCTAGCCGCCGGACTCTTAATCGATCGTTTAGCATTTAGCGAGACACGCGCCGCGTCGAACGGCCGTACGTTTTACGACCGTCCCAGCAAGCGTCTGGAGGTCCTTGAGCGTGAAGACGACTGAATGATCGATCAAATCAATCTATCCCCCCAGCTACAGACGGTGTTCGATGTGGCTAAAGACACCAATTAGTGGCGCATCCTTGAGACGGATTGGCCCGCATTTCGGAGTGCGTCATCCCGGACCACAGCACAAGAGTTGACGGGGCTTaaggtgttttttttaagtcgattgttttatttacaaactaGCAACGGACTATTTACAGACGTTTCGTGCTGTGCGGCGGTGGAGGACAGAAAGAAAGGGGACTTTATGGCTTTCGATAGAAATAGACAGAGTGGGGAAATGTAGGAGGCGTTAGGAGAGGAAATTTGAGGAGAGTTAACGTCCTAAACGTCGGGCTGGAGTATGTGTCAGGTAGTTCTTCTCCATTCTCTAGTTGAGGGGGACCCGAGTCCGCTCGGTAGTGACTTGAGTTCCAGTGGCTGGAACACACCTTGGAAGACCTTGGCAACTGACTGGCTACTTCTGGCGACCTATTTCTAGCCGCTCAGCCGCGCGATGGCCGCATCCAGGGCGTCGAGGCTGAAGTTCGGGTCGTCACGCGGCGGGTTGGCACGGATCTGCTGGAGCGTCTTCAGGACGTGCTCCGGAGCGGGTCCATCGACGGGCAGGTGGGCACCCTGCGGCTGGAAGCCGTTCTCGTCGGCCACGTACGTCACCTGGTACTGGACACCGTCTTCGCCGGTGTACGAGTAGCTACCCTGCGCCGActggccaccgacgccgcTCTCCTGCGCATTGAGTCCGTTGCTCGTCTCGTATCGGTAGCTGTACGAACCGTCCGGGTTGACGGCCGAGTCCGACACCAGCACCTGGGCCTGCGCGTCCTGCGGGTTctgggcggcggccacagcaaCCAGGGCGGCGACTACGAACTGGAAAGCGGGCAGAGAACGCATAGAACGTTACGAACTAGAACTTCACACTCTACACAATGCGTCACACATCTGTCACACACTCTGTCACGCAACGGGAGGCCTGCGCGGGCTCTCTCCGGCAGAATGTCCATGTTTGGTTCACTTCTTCTACTCGGTACTCCTTTCCGCAGGCACACTGGCACACAGGACACTCACCAGTTTGAACATTGTTGCGGTTGGCGTTGGTTGCTAAGCGACGTCGGCTGAGGTGTGCTCTGATAAAGGCTAATTCGAGAACTGATATCAATTATCGTCCGTCGGAACGCTTTTATAGCGCGTGAGGCTCGATCTCGCGCACCGCGATCTTGACTGAGCACCGCGACCCGCGAGAGAAGGGCGCCCGGCGAGAGCATCATCTCCGCCGCGTTTGGTGGCATCTTCACCGCAACCTTTCGACCGCGTCTCTTTCACTCGGCGCCTCTCACTCAACCACAGCCACCTTGGATCCGTCCCTAGTCGATCGtgcgtctcgctcgctcggatGATCACCGTTCCCACCTCGCGCGAACCATTTCCACAACCCGAGAGGATCATCATGCGGCATCGtcgtggtggttgtggttgtCGTCGGTAAAATTAGAGACTCCACGCACTCCccacgaccgaccggagaGTCACCTTCTCCGGCCGCGCGGCGTGCCGGTGGCATTTGCGGGGAAAAATCGGCACGTAAATGATCATGTGTGAAGATCACCAAACTGCACGCACGGTCTTGTTTCCATGCCCTCCCCCCCGCGAAGGCCACGATGATCATCAAAATGTGATGGCGCCCCACTTCAAGCCACcgaaattttccacccattttcTTGCCTGTGGGAGACCGTTCCCCACTCCGTGACGCGTGCGAATGTCCGAGAGGGGTCctcagcgagcgagtgagcgaaaaGAAGCCACCGCCGTGTGACCTAGTGACAAGTGTCGGCCACAAGTAATGTGGCCGCAAAGCGAGAAACACCGTTTCCATGTATTGATCGAACCCAAaagtgctgctgcggctgctgatgatgatgatggggcttAATGAGGATGTTTGGTTCACGGCTTCGGAGGCTTCCTCGGAGGCAGCCTCGCGCGCGATGCCCTTTTACTTTCAcaaaccgaccggtggccgatgatggAGCCGATGGGCCGGTGATGGAGCCGAGAGCGATCGTCGAAATTCAAGATCAATGTCAGTCAGGTGGATTTAACAGCAGGGGGTTAATTCGTTCCCCGCTTCGACCGACCTGCTGACGGCGAGCTGGTCAATTGGTTCGAGGATGTGCGCCTAAACGAATGCGCGCCAAAATTCCGGCCCATCGATTAATCACGCGTgcgtaataaattaaaacttcTTAAGATCCATCATTCGGGGACACCCGGGGGAagataaaatcaatttatttttaatcccAAACGCCCGAAGCGTCGCGCGAAAACAGCCTTAAAATaacagcatcatcagcagccccggctccggcaccCGGCATTATCGTCGGTGATCATCGGTGGAACCGGTCGATCGGTGTTTATCTTCGCGTTACCTATTTCCAACCCAAGGCGGCCTGTGGTTTACGGCCGTTGCAGGCCCGTATCGGTTGCTTGCCCTCGTCGCCACCCGACGTCAGGGACTACGGCGGTAATCTAatccggccgcccgcccggccggcaaCCACCGAAATCAAAAACCGTCTAAACCCTTCCAAGGCTAGCAACCTGCGGAGGGGGGCAACGATCGTCTTAGGGTTGCGTTGCCCGTTGACCTAGCCGATGATCTCGGCCCGCAGTTTGCTGTTGTTCCTGGTGTTCTTGGCGCAACCAGCTTGTCGCAACCAGCTAATGTGTCAGGGCAGACATTTCGctccctttttcttcggccggcAGAGGTCAGCAAATGTGGATGCCGAAATGCCATCGCACGCGTGTTGAAGGTCGTCATAAATGCCACCGAACATCACCGAAAATGACCGCCCAACACCGACGGCGGTGTCAGAAAATCACCGTCACCCATCCTGACGGCTGACTGAGGGATTCAGCCGtcccagcagcaccaacatTAGTGGTTATCATAATTTTTcggaataaattttaatatttcatcATGCGGTGGCCGAGCTACGTGCTCGACCATTGTTCGCTTCCTCCGACGCTGGCCGCGTGTTGGACAAATATTTGGTTGGATTGGAAGTGTTGCGTAACGGCGGTCCGTTCGGGCGCACGTCAGCTGTTTGAGGAAGCAGCGGCcgtggcgatgatggcgatcgatcgatcgatgttggTGGACGGTTATGCCTCGGATCGTCACGCTAATTGTTGGTGCGCACAGAGTGCATTTCGGGCAACCTCGGGAGAAGGACTCTCTCCCCGGGGGTGACGAGTGGCCGCTTTCGGCCCGAGAATGCTAATTCGCACGCAACGGGTGAAGCAACGGTGTGAGAAACACGAGTGTGGGACACGGTgcataaataaaactttaatttCTATACCCGTCCCCTGGTGCGGTGCGCCAACGGCCGATTTCAAAATAAGCCCATCAAAAGACTTGggcgagcgaagcgaacgaacgaaaagcccaagcgacgaaccctttTTCAACACTGATCTGACGGGCGCACCCGGCCCCCCGCTCGCAccggcctttttttggccacggccaccggtttcGAGAGCGGGATGCTCCATCGCCAGCACCGGGTCGGGTGACGAAAAGTAGCTCACTCTGTGTCCGCCCGTAATTACTGTCAATCATCTGCgttgccgccggccgccgccgccgcgaagaAGAGCGAAGCATTATTATCGAAAAGCGATTAAGTTATCAGGTCGCTGCTGAGTGCCGTTGAAAGCGGATCACGATCGTTCGATGACGATCGTAATCATCGCGAACACCCATTTGCCCATTATGGACGAAATTTTAATCACCGAATgccaaaattaaattaaatcagcTTGACATCATCCTGCGCCGGAGCCCCCGGGACCCGCAGGTGcgtagcgagagagagagagagatgaggCCAGATAATTGATGGATTTTTTGGAAGTCATTTTTGGCACGAAAAGGTCatcactgcagcagcagaagctaTTGGTGCTGGGGCTCCGGTGGAGCGTTATGACATTTCGAGACGTGAAGAATGTCGGTCCGGCCTGGAGCTGGGCGTGTTGGGCGGTGGCTCTTTGCAGATTTCCAAGCGCTCGCCCGATAGATTGGGGCCCGCAATTAGCACGTTCAAGTGCGCCGACCTTGCAGTACTAttccacccggcccgggatggGTTCAAGAGGCCGCCACAGATGCCTTGCTTGacatttcggttcggttcggcgcaTCCACATGCATCGATCGGTTCATGGGTGACTTCTGACCGTTTTGGGGTTGACGTCAGTGGCGAGTCAAGACTTGGCCCGTCCGGTGGCCTTGAATCGAAAATTGACATTTAAATAGCGCGCCCCGGAACAGCGTTGAGTCAAGTGCGGCACacagagacagggagagagctGCACATTTTCGGGGAGAAAATGGCACACGAAAAGTGACCTTTTTGCCGGCTGTCCCGCGGCAACCTAAATCCGTGTGCTGTCCGGGTTTCAGGGTCGTAGCGGAAATTGCTGATCCCTGTACCCCGTGGGCGTCGTGAGTGAGAGACAGTGAAATGTCTCGTTATGAAATGATGCGTGTTGCGTCAAAAAAACCCCAACGGACCCCAAAAAGCGCAACGACGGGGCGGCCCCAACatgcaccgaccgacctccTCTaacccgtgtgcgtgtggacaTAAATCATGCTGTTTGACCTTTCGGCTACCGCTTTTCAGCTGCGCCGTCGGGGTTGGTGCAGCTAGTGGTGCGTAAGATTGCCGTTTGCTCAACCGGCCGGCTCCGGACCGAAAGTAGACTCATGTCCCGCGTAATGAGCGATGCAAATGAGCCGAAAACGGagcccccccaccccccttcaTCGACCGTAATCGTTTTCGAACATCGGAAGCGCAAACGATTTCCGCACGTCTGCCCACGAATCGATCGcttccgaaaaagaaaatcgattccatCGCCCGGAAGAGTGCCAAAATTGCCATCTTTAGTGGTGAAGGACACCGTCTCAGTTTCTAATTGAGGACCCCGTTAAACGATTTCCAATGGAGTTGAGAGAGCGAAAATAGAAGCTCACCTCAACCGCTGGACTCGATCCTACTGATTACTGATTAATGATTTCGCTGCGCTCGCGACACACGTCCTTTGCCCTCCGGCGGCACCCTCCGGCAGTGGTCCACAAAATTATCCAATTCGAACACCCAAGCCCCCAGCAGCCGTGGGGGTCGGACCGCATTACAAATTACCATCGTCGCCTTGCGTGTGCGCGATAAATAGTCAAATCAAACGATGCGCACCGAGGGCCCGCAACAATGTATGGGTCCGCCGCTCATTAGCATAGCGTAGTTCGTTCACGGAATCTCCGCCGGTGACGATGGGATCGATTGCTTCTTTGCGTTCCTTTTCTGGCGCTCATTTCACGACCATCTCCGGCCCGAGTCCGGCCAAACTCCTTGGCCAAGTGCACGGCACACCGATCGGTGCCACGGTTCAAGGCACCCCGCCGGCGTATGTTGCAACAAGGGGTCATTCAGTCAGGGGTTAGGGGTGTGACCTACTTCACCGGTGAAAACGGTGGTCAGCTC
Coding sequences within it:
- the LOC128268130 gene encoding cuticle protein CP14.6-like; amino-acid sequence: MFKLFVVAALVAVAAAQNPQDAQAQVLVSDSAVNPDGSYSYRYETSNGLNAQESGVGGQSAQGSYSYTGEDGVQYQVTYVADENGFQPQGAHLPVDGPAPEHVLKTLQQIRANPPRDDPNFSLDALDAAIARLSG